TTAAGAGATATCATGGTCATTGTTTGCATTTGTTGTACTGCACAGCTAGCTTCATTTCAACTgctaccattaaaatgaacagaaaatgaatgttttaatatttttttcccataacTATACTGTCTTTAAcctacaaaataataaatacatattaatgCTTGTTGTGGTtatgaatgaaaacattaaCTTGGATATTGTTGATTATTCACATTGAAGTAGGTAAGTAAAGTCATCACTGGTCATTTTCTCAACCTCACATTCTTAACTGCTTTAATTATTTGCCATGTTGGCCTGTAGGGAGCAGCACTTCCCGTGCCCTGCTGGTATAGAAATAGAGCACCATTCACCCCATCATTCACCACATTACAAACACCACAGCTATCTGTTTTGATCTGAAGTATACCCCACAGTCGAGTTATGAAttatgggtaaaatgcagaggacatatttcgttgcgtcaccgtgtgctgtgatgcagtgttttacaatgacaatcatttcactctgACCACTCTCAACACAGTCGCCTCATAGgcctgaagaccacaaagtcccaggttcaaaccccaattacattgtgtccctgatcaagacactgagtgtctccagcgggactgtccctgtaactagtgattgtaagacgctctggataagggtgtctgataaatgctgtaaatttaaataaatgtaaattagctGATTTGCAGCACTTATCAAGAGCATGCATGTCTCTGGGGTCATTGTGGACATTGCATTTGTTAATGTTACAAaatattatgtatattaaaattattGTCAATAAATTTGCAGTCATGGAGTGTATCATTTCACTGCAGAACAGAAAACTCAGTTAGATTTGTAgacattttttatgcattttattacagtcattagtttgtataactatatatatataattattcacAATCTGTTGAATGTACACAGTATTGCTTTAATGTTTAAACCTTTTCATTTTGGGGGGGTTGTGGTAGGGGGCGTTTCCACGCCTACCTGTATTGGTTGAAAGGGTTTACATGCCACTCAAAATATTGAGGACGCTCTGACGTGGGACATCTAGTGATTAAACATCTATGGCCAGAGATCCTAACAGCATCTATGCATCTAGCTGCAGGCTTCTGTAAAGAGCAGCGTCTCAGGAAATAGGTCTTCTCCACAGGAAACATGCAACCGCAACTTTTCTTCATTCTGTCTATGTGTACAGCGGCGCAAATGTTTTAAAGTCCCCGCTCTGTGTGTACAAGCACACATCATTATTCAATACACCGGGATTTTAATAactgacatacacacattttgaaCCATTTGTCAGTACAGAATCATGACAGGATcgtgtacatttatttaacctttttatAGCATCACATAAAATAAGCCATGTGTATGTTTGGATTTTTTAAGTAGCATGTGATCACAGACACACGTCCTGCCACTAGATGTCGATGTAATAGACCCTTTCTTCACAGGCTGGTGATGGCCAATGTCTGATTAATTTTGAATAATCACATTTGCCAGCTACCAAGCCCTCTGGAGGCCTTCTGACAGCAATTTCTGGAAATGTAAGGTGGTCTGGACTtgtttaaaataacattatggGGACATTGCTTGTGTACAAGGAAAGTGGTAGCCTTTTGTTTCACCTCTTCTAAGGTCCTCACCAACAGTATGGTGTAGTGGTGGGGCCTTTGTTTGGAAAATTGCCTCTATTTATAACATTGAGTATGATTCAATGAATTAACATTCAGGGAAATCCCTACATTATTTGCATTGTgtcttttgtgtaaaataaagaTCCACAATAACCATTTGAAAAAGTCTTCTGCAAAATGTCCTGAAAACCAGAATagaatttttcaaataaagaGAAGCATGTGTTTCATGGCTCTTTTGTtctgcatttttacaaaataaaattaaagttgttcatttatgtttttcttaAACATAAATTGCAAATATGCGtggaaaacatttaattttaatgtagctcaaaactaataaactaattgataatgtgaagtgattgtcacttgtgataaatggcagcacagcacatggtgcatacagtgaattttgtcctctgcatttaacccatcacccttggtgagcagtgggcggccatgacaggcgcctggggagcagtgtgtggggacggtgctttgctcagtggcacctcagtggcaacttggcggatcgggattcgaaccagcaaccttctgattacttaacCGCTgcgccgccactgccccaaaaaattgTTAACGTAGCATCAAGATTTAAAACTGTCCTGTTCTCAGGGTATAGCTGTAAAATGTCAGCTTGTGAGTGCTATCTTTGGAAAGTAGGTTGTGGGTCTGGTTTCCTTAATCAAACACAGACAAGGGGGTTAGATGTCTTGAAGTAATGGGAAATATTGAATCATTGGCCACAGGTATATAAAATCATTTGCCATTAAAAGAGATGCTGGCATCAGACCCAGTGAAGCATCTGCAAACATTTGTGTAAGACTGGGCCACTCTCATGATAGGATGCCATCTGTTCAGTAGTCCATTCATGAAATTCCCTTGCTACTAATTCATAATATAATATTGAATCTGGTCTGTTTCCACCATACTAGGTAAACTCCATAGCACTTTAAGACTATTTCATTAAGGATATGTTCAAAATGAttgataaatgaaatattcataaaaaatgaatgGTGAATGTTGCAGACACCACAGAATTTTGTTATGATTATCAGAACACAGACGAGACCAGGAAAACACATCTAGGCAGGACATGGTCCCATTGCTGGTTGATGGATTTTGGGGTGTATTGTTGTGGGGTGATATTTTCtgtaatatgtgtatgtgtataatgATGTTGAGACTGTGATGAAATTCATTGCGATAATCTTCCCcacaatttaaataattaatctaTTCATCTGTCTTATTGCATTGATTATTAACAATTTGTTCAAATGTAAACTGTAACTTTTATTGAAGGACATATTTTTTTCAGGTGCCTTGTCCACACATTTCCTGAATGTTGATACTCGATGATTTGCATATATTATGGTTGAATGTTGCTTGCCACACAGGCAGCAccgatcagcctgacaacagggcaCTAATCATGGACAGCGGCCGCTGATTAAGCATCCATGATTAGGGTCCTGTTATAAGGACAGAGATGGAAGCAGAATAATGCTGCCGCATAAATGTGCATTACCttgcaattgttttttttgttcctgtcaTTACGACACAGACAGTTTGTGTTTACTCCTTTTGGCTCATTTGttctttataataaatccctttgTGTGCCAAGATATCCTTCTCTTGCGCTTCCTCCCCTGTTCAGCAATGAGATGTGACAGCATGACAAagtcattttgaataaaatttgacattttagtcCATTTACACTAAATGAACGTGTATATGTAAAGCAGCCAATATCAGTAAACAGTGAATAGCATTTCAAACTAATTTCTAAAAATGCTAAAATTCAGCACTAATTAATTCAGGTATGAACTGCTGTTGTTTGTAGTCgattaaaaaaattgtcttgAGAAGGTTTGGTGGATCACATTAATTCCAGGCCGTTGTTGAAGCATCTGTAATCAAATTTCCTCCCCCTGGCTAAAGCCTGTAAGGGTCAAGAAAAGGACAGTGAAGAGGAGTAGCATATGGCTGGGCATGGCAACTGCAGAAAGTCTACTCGCAGGGATGTTTTCAGCAGCATGCTGTGCCCAGTGCCTGTTGCATTCACGTGTTCCCTGTTTTAACTGGCAGTTCTACTTTAACAACAATATATTTTCCGGTATTGTAGAATTATTCACAGCAGATCATCAAAGAGGACATGTTTCTTAAGAAAAGTGCCTTTACAATACATGATGATGATTTGCTTGTGATTTGATGCCTCGGAATTATTAATGAACACATTAACAGCAATAACCCAACACAATATTACTATTTCCTTCATACTGGTCCAGAGATGTGTTCCAGTGGCTGCATGCATCTATTGCAGCATTCAGGCTGCAAACTTCAAAGATGCTGGAGGGACGGCATCAGCCCATAGTATCAAGACACCATCCTGCCTCTTCCTACTAAACTGTGCACTATAAACTCCAGTGTTTGCATGAGTTATCCAAATTTTTTCATTGCCTTGTTTGTCGCTCACTCTTGGCAGAGTTGGGGTATGGGGCGACAGGCCAGCCTTTCTAAACCTTGTCACAAATTCAATTGGAGTCATGTGTCATTAATGGCGTGTAGAATGTGACAAATATATTTGGGAATTTGCAAGCTATTGCGATTTACATTGGAATTTGTAGCTTTCTGAAAAAGGAGGGTTGAAGATAGAGTGACTGTTTATATCCAGTAAAATCCGTCCTCTTTGGCAGTGTCCAGGCTCATGGGGGTCTGGCAATATCTTATTTGTGTTGCATTAATGAGGTCACTGCAGAACCAAAAATAGAAATATCCTACCTTAGACTGTTTTTGTGGTTTGCAAAATGAAGCAGGCCACTGAGAATGTGACATCACAAAGGTCATTTATtaccttgtttttatttatcccTTCTATTTTTTGATGACTGCAGCTGTTTGCATGTTCCAGATTTCACCTATCACCTATTTagccttcagttttttttagaaATCAAGAATTTGATTTCAGATTGCTGTTTGCATGTTCCAGATTTCATCACCTATTTAActttcagttttaaaaaaaatcaagaattaGATTTCAGATTGCTTCATTTTGGTGAATTTATATATTGCTCAtacagacacaggtgaaaaggacTTACATATACACAATGCAACACATATACAGATATAGATGAAATGGACTGTTTGATGGATTTAGATTAagtaatgtgaaagtgaagtgaaagtgaagtgattgtcatggtgatgcactgcagcacagcacacggtgacacaacaaaatgtgttctctgcttttaaccatcaccctgagtgagcagtgggcaaccatgacaggtgcccggggagcagtgtgtgggcatggtgctttgctcagtggcacctcagtggcaccttggcggatcgggattcgaaccggcaaccttcttattacggggccacttccttagccgctaggccaccactgccccaccactgacACTGCCCCTTTTAAATTAGCATAACCTTCAGCATAAATCTTTAATCACTGTGTGTTAAAAATTTATATATCATTATGGAAGCTTGAACAATCTGTTGCTATGATTTAATCCATTTCAATACTGAAAAACCTTCCGGATATAGAGAAATGTTTTCATCACATTATGTGATGAAAACATTTCTCTATATCCGGAAGGTTTTTCAGTATTGAAATGGATTAAATCATAGCAACAGATTGCAGTTGTTGGTCATACTATGCATttacaactttttattttttgcttagCTTATTCCTGTATGATATGTAAATCTTCATCGGCCAATGCCAAGACAAGCTGAAATTCTTTCCTGTTTATTTCAAGGGCCAAACTTGAACTACGACGGCATTTTAGTGCCACTATGGATTTTGAGAATAAATTGCTTAGTTCAATTGCTAGATTAAAGTTACAACATATATACAACACATGTACATTGTACAACATAtgacatattattatattatattatattcaggaTATTACGAGATtgcttttgtaatattttaggAATTAAAGTAGTAAATATATCTGTCATGGATATTGCATTGGATGCTCGATTGCTTTACTGGCAACGATGAAGTTGTCATGCATACCTTTAACTATAACGATTATTCTGATTGTCTCTCCAGAGATGACATAACCTTTtgatgcacaaataaaaaaaaaaagatgagtaaTTTAAGCGCGTATTTGCATGGCAAAGTTGCTGTTACGCAAGGAGTAAGCATATGCAACATCGCCATCAGACCTACAGAAATGACCCCCTGCCTGAACACTCTTGCGACTGAGCTACTCCAGCTTGTGCACATTCTGTTCGCTATGCTGCTGAAGTGTCTCATTCTGTAGCCTCAGTCCTTCCATAGATCTAAACAGggctgtttattttctctgtgtaCATAATGACTGATGATAGCCTGAGATTGTGTGCAGTTTGGTCGCAGCCACGGGTGATTAACGATGCCGAGCGCTTTCCTCATCTTTCCTCATGTGTGTATCGGGTGACGTAGGCTGTAACATAGGCAATGAAAAGGTGTCCATCTTCCTGGACCCTTTAAGGACATAGTCCTGGAAATGTGGTGGGAGGAACGTCTGCCTCCTGACACACACTCTGGGCTCTCCACCTGCTAACTGAGACATATGCATCTAAAGTGGGCTGTATGGCCTGGCTCAAAGGATCATGAAAAAAGGTTTCATTGTTTGACTGATGTATAACTATGACAGGTCTTGGAGAGAATGACTGTTTGGGTTTAACTGGTTTTAAAAGATATTCATTGTTATTCACAGCATTACATTCAAAGGCTTTAATAGGCTGGACTAGAGCACGTAGGTAACTGTTAAGCTGCTTTGAGACCAAATGTGGAATAACCACGTTCCCCCGCGAGGGGAGAAAACAAGGAGTTGCGCTCAACACACCGCGCTTGCCGTGTGTCTTGTTGTAAAAAAGAGgcatggttttctaaactcccagtaACACGATAATGTCGTGATTTGGTATCTGggcactcagagactgataagatcagaaTTACCTACATTCCTACTGTATTCCTGTGTTTTGAAGGGGAAGACTGAACACTAACCCTTTCCATGCTTTGATCCTAATGATTGCGCAACAATCACGCAGTggtaaaaaaattcaacaaattTCACATTTGACTGTGGTGCGACTAGCTTGCGCTATGCTTAAAGGGCGAAACGTTGTCAAGGATtcataacaagtccagttgccagggAAATAATCCTTTTAGGGATAACAGTGTTACTTTATTCTTATAATTGTATGACTTTAATCTTGTATGACTTTTCTTCTCGAAATCCTTTCATTTTGAAAGCCTTAACAGGCTTGCAGTGGTTGCACTGGTGTGCCTAACTTTTTTCCTTAGGTGCACCagcacaaaatgttcactttttcttctttttaaatcactgtgcATATTGGTATTTAACCATTTACAAGCCAATCTTGTTAAAATAATTgactttatttgaagcacaattcaaCAAGAACGATAACTTACTggaaatgtgttggtgcttaaagtacttcactgagctgaaatgaaaacaaaatctAAATTAGTCTAGATTTAGTCTAAATctaaagtgcaagtgttttaagggcttgaacttaaAATAGGATGAACccttattagtcccacaaatggGAAAATTTACTTGACTATGatctcggcctgatgatctgttgcTGAAAGACAGCGAGGAGAGGGAACActtggccagtacatttatcaatTCATGTAATGGTGTTTTATAGATGAACtgtgctttttcagcatttcatttcTACCATTTTGCTTGAGCACAGGCTgtaaatgagcagtcaggtgatgtgttttgaTTAGTGCTAAAATGGATGCGGAGGCAGTGAAACTGACACTTGCTGCTGGCGattagtgaaatgaaagtgaagtgattgtcattgtgaaacactgcacagcacacagtgacacaacgaaatgtgtcctctgcccattatcacccttggtgagtaatgggcagccgtgacaggtgcccggggagcagtgtgtggggacggtactttgcccagggggacctcagtggcaccttggcggatcaggattcgaacgggcaaccttctgattatggggctgcttactttactgctaggccaccactgcccaataagaacacatacacataaatgctgttcatagacttcagttcagcattcagcaccatcattcctcagcacctggtcacaaagctgagcctgctgggcctgaacacctccctctgcaactggatcttggaatTCCTGACTAAGAGACTCTGTCCGGGTCGGAAACAGCATCTCGAGCCCcatcacactgagcactggagcaccccagggctgtgtgctctgtccaatgctgttcaccctgctgacccacgactgtgcagcaatGCGCgactccaaccacatcatcaagtttgccgATGACACGACCATGCGTACAGCGTACAGAGTGGAGGTGCAAtgactgacggactggtgtaacaacaatctatttctgaacgtggacaaaatgaaggatgattgttgacttcagaagaaaaCAGAGGGGCcaccacaggccatcagacactcagggactttcctttctggactgacacacacacacttcctctgttacaatattaatattatctattaattcACTGTTCCTTTTTGAACAGCAgtttttgcactattttactttgcacatttattattaatttcacttgtttagcgctgtctgtctcattgttgtctacatgttttttgtagTTAATGCTGTTATTAATGTTACtgttgcactgcctgtgtcccgccaaccactgcccatatatgtgtgtgagttttcagcTATACTGATGCATATGTGACAGTttcatttgtgaatgtgaatgtgtttcaAATGCGTTTGTGTAActaaagtctgaaatatttcctaaatgtCGCTCATATGCCACAGGCCATTGCACCACTTCCTGTTGCACAAAACTTACATGGCTGGCATATATTGTACTCAAGTGTTCACTGTGTTTAAGATACAGTCATTCTTAAATAATCTATAAATGAATTCATCTAAGTGTATCTATATTTTTTCAAACGTGATTTATGTAAAGAAAGCATCTTGAAATTTTGGGTCTATGGCATATTAAATAAggccacacaaaataaataatttaattttaccacatgtgtatttgtgtgcataAGTAGTGACATAAAAAGCATGGACTACATACTTTGACAGCATCCACCATTTGATTGGTCCAGTTTTACCTCCCTGCTGCCCCCTCCCCTTGTGTTCCTGATCTGAAAGCGGGTAGGATGTTCAGTGGACACAACTCAGCAGTTCTGTTCGGAGAATATTAACACCACAAATACCCAAGGTGAGAACCTCTATTATatctgtcttttgttttttatgtgtaataaatgcatgcacactAAACTatgatatatttgtttttttctgtttctgtatgtgagtgtttcagaatgacacactcacatacactcattTGCATTGAGAATATTCTATATAATTTGTTGCCAATAAGATGGATTTGTGGAAAGCAGATGATGCTTTAATGTTTCCAACCTGCAGTGCATTCATCATAACATGCTCAGGAGAGACATACGGTACTTTCGGTAACAATAAATGTGAACCAATGACAACAGCTTTCTGTAACAGGCTCAGGAATATTCAAAAAGAAAGAACTACACTGTAGCAACTACTGAATTGTGTTTCCATTTTAAGGTAATGTTTCTAAACAAGTGCTGTGCAGAACGAAACCATAATTGTGGTATGCTAAAGATTATAATCTATTATGTGATTATGTCTATTCTTCCCACCATATTTCAAACATCATGGCCATTTATGAAAACCGGACAGGAACTAAAAGTTCCATTAAAACATAGAAGGTTAAAAAAGGTGACAGACACAAATTCAACTAAAAGCCACATTCAAGCTGTGTGCATGAGAGACTCTAAAGAGCGAAAACCTCAGACTCGTTCTGCTCCCTGGGGTGTTTCTATTGGCTGTAACCGTTGGAGCATAGTGTCTGCTAAAAGCCCAGCTTAGCACTCACCTTTATTGATAGGCTGCCTGTGGTGAGGCACAGAAGGCATAAAAGATCATGCAAAAAACACCACATTGTCTAAACAAAAAACCTATTCAACaactacaacaaaaaaagacaagatcaccaaaatatataatttgtgtGTCACACCAGTTGTTCACTCCATGCTTTCTGTCACTGAACAGGTTCAAGATTTTACTGAATCGGATTTTactgaaaagtaaaaatttacattttaaattcttcTGAATTTGCTCTCAGAAGAGGTGACATTGCCATCTAGTGGAGATGCATTTCAAGTGTCAATGTCCTTCACCGAATGGTTCTCGACCCAGATTTTTTAATGCTGGCTCAGTCACAGGTCTAAATCCACTACAGTTTGgtactgtaaaatgtttaacGTAATTCAATATCAAACACATTACATGAGAATCCTGCCAACTAGCTTCTATGCGATTTTCCCTGCAGAGCCAACGGGCATCAGTGTTCATGCCCACTGCCCATCTCTTGACAAAACGCTTGGACACATTATAcgtttaatgtaaaaaaatgactcaTTCTTACAACCTCCTGTGGTCTTTGTGATGACCTTTTACCATGCCTTTTTACCTCAAATGCTTCCTGGTGTCTCCAGTATTGTTCCAAGATGTCCAAAGTGGCATAGAAGCTCAGccccactaaaaaaaaattaaatcacaatgcagaaaaatacacTGCTGccgtggtggttaaggaagtggccctgtaatcagaaggtttctggttcaaatcccaagggtgatggttaaaagcagaggacacacttgctgtgtatcacaatgacaatcacttcactttcaagtaaaTGATGCATAACGTAATATTATGATTTACGTTTAATAAGGGATGTAATAGATTGATAACTAATTATAATTGCTCTCATTTTCAGGTAGGTGGTCTAGAGTTGCCAAATCTCAGAAGACCATGGAAGGATCATCTTTTAACTCCAATGACTGCTCTTGCATCAGGGCCCCAGGTACAAATTCAGATTATTCAATTAAAAGTAATACATTACATCTTTCAACAGGTTTGTAAAGCATCTGGAAACATTATATTAACATTTAGGATATATTGTCTTTATTGCATTACTGCCACAGGAAATGAGACATTTGGGACACTAAAGTGCTACCATGTTCTCACAACTGAGGAGAAAACAGCCATTGGCTCTATTTGTTATGTGATGGGGCCCATCACACTGTTGGAGAATATTCTGGTTCTGGGCGTCATCGGATCCTCTGTGACCCTACGCCGGCGCCCGACCTATCTGTTCATTGCCAGCCTGGCGCTTGCAGATGCCATCGCCAGTTGCTTTTTCACCACCAGCTTCCTTGACTTCCATCTGTTCAGCAGAAGGGATGCCCCGGGCGCCTACCTCTTCAAGCTGGGAGGCGTCACCATGGCCTTCACAGGCTCCGTGGGCAGCCTGCTGCTGACGGCGCTGGACCGCTACCTCTGCATCTACCAGGCCAGCAGCTACAAAGTACTACTGACTCGCCAGCGAGCCTGCATGGGACTTCTGGCCCTCTGGagcatcaccaccatcatctccTTCATCCCCCTGATGGGCTGGAGATGCCCAACAATGCTGAAGCCCCCCTGTTCCTCACTGTTTCCGTACATAGACCACCATTACCTGGCCTGCTGGGTGGGTTTCATTCTGGTGCTGCTGACACTGATTGTGGTGGCCTACGCTCTGATCCTGTGGAAGGCTCACAAACATGCAGCTTCTGTCAACGGCATCCATGGTGCATCGCTGCCTCACTGTGGACAGGCCCGCATGAGGATGGACATCCACCTGGCTCAGACCCTCAGTCTCATCCTCATGATCCTGGTGGGCTGCTGGCTTCCTGTCCTCACCTTCATGCTGGTGGATGTCTCTGTCTGCCTCACCGTTTTCCAGCAGAGGGCCTTTG
This genomic stretch from Denticeps clupeoides chromosome 5, fDenClu1.1, whole genome shotgun sequence harbors:
- the cnr2 gene encoding cannabinoid receptor 2 isoform X1 translates to MFLNKCCAERNHNCGRWSRVAKSQKTMEGSSFNSNDCSCIRAPGNETFGTLKCYHVLTTEEKTAIGSICYVMGPITLLENILVLGVIGSSVTLRRRPTYLFIASLALADAIASCFFTTSFLDFHLFSRRDAPGAYLFKLGGVTMAFTGSVGSLLLTALDRYLCIYQASSYKVLLTRQRACMGLLALWSITTIISFIPLMGWRCPTMLKPPCSSLFPYIDHHYLACWVGFILVLLTLIVVAYALILWKAHKHAASVNGIHGASLPHCGQARMRMDIHLAQTLSLILMILVGCWLPVLTFMLVDVSVCLTVFQQRAFAFCSTLCLVNSGVNPLLYALRCRELRGALLCGLQKLCSKWGSSIPCSRQRSCRLPEDDGGHEEGNSNTTNIAFCTVSEEVKQKETNNE
- the cnr2 gene encoding cannabinoid receptor 2 isoform X2, whose product is MEGSSFNSNDCSCIRAPGNETFGTLKCYHVLTTEEKTAIGSICYVMGPITLLENILVLGVIGSSVTLRRRPTYLFIASLALADAIASCFFTTSFLDFHLFSRRDAPGAYLFKLGGVTMAFTGSVGSLLLTALDRYLCIYQASSYKVLLTRQRACMGLLALWSITTIISFIPLMGWRCPTMLKPPCSSLFPYIDHHYLACWVGFILVLLTLIVVAYALILWKAHKHAASVNGIHGASLPHCGQARMRMDIHLAQTLSLILMILVGCWLPVLTFMLVDVSVCLTVFQQRAFAFCSTLCLVNSGVNPLLYALRCRELRGALLCGLQKLCSKWGSSIPCSRQRSCRLPEDDGGHEEGNSNTTNIAFCTVSEEVKQKETNNE